Genomic DNA from Marnyiella aurantia:
CGCAGAACTGATCCAGGATCAACTCCAGGATGGTTTTCTCATTGAGCGGGATCAGCGGCTTTGGAATCACGTTGGTAAGAGGTCTTAATCGGGTACCCTGGCCGCCGGCCATAATAACTACGGGCAGGTCAATTTTTTCCCTGGCTTCACTTTGGTGCATCTCAAAGAGATCCTGCCAGTAATAAACGTCCAGCAGTTCACCCGAAGCGGAGACTAAAGGCATGAATTCGGCGCGCAGACGGTGCATTTTGGCTTTCACAACCTCCATATCATCATCTACTGTCGCATATATTTTATGGGTATCAACAATGGGATCAATGGCTTCCGTCAGGCTGTGACCTTTTATAATAGCTCGCTGCAGGTCACCAATGGTAATCATTCCGAAAAAACGGTCCTCCCTGTTTACAATAAGCGATTTTACTCTCTCGTGATCCATTTTTTCCAGTACCTGAAGTATCGTTCTTCCGGAATCAATGCTGAGGTCTAAAGTCTTTCTGTTCATTTATTTATTTTCATGTTTGTGTTACTGTTTATACCTGGCGTGCACCGCAGCAATAGTCTGGTTTGTACCATGTCCTGTACAGGTTAAAAGATCTAACCTAAATTGTACAGCAAATGAGGCTCTTCCCAATAAAAATAATAGATAAGACCTCCATCCCGAAGAGCTAATGCCATAACAGCAATGATCAGTACACTGTAAGTTACAGTCCGTGGAAAGCCTTTAGTATATCTGTTTACGGCCAAAGGGATCAACAGCATTATATAGAGATGAAAATACATGCTGATGCGGATCATGGACCCGTTGGAATAAATAAGCGGCCCAAAAAAGGTGAATAAGGGCAGCATTAGGTAAATATTTGCCAACGCACGGCTGTTTTGCAGTTCCGTCTTTTTAATTGTTAAATAACAAAAAAGTGACACCAGCAGCAGGAGGGACATAAATGTGGTGGCCCCCCCCTGCACTTCACTCATCCCATAGTTGGCATATTTATCAACCCCAATGCTTGATCCCATGAGCACTATAATTTGATTGGTAAAAATAAGCACGACAGGAACCATCGCAAAAGAAAACAAGTGTATTGTTTTGAGATATTTAGGATTTATTCTGCTTAGCAGTAAAGGCAAAAGAAATAACAGGGCAGTCATGTGAATAAACATGCCCAGAAAAATATAAAGCAAGGCCATTTTATATTTTCTTTCCGTCATAGACATATAGGCCATTATGCTCAAACCAATGGCATATAACTGGCGGCCGCCGGAGAGCGAAATAATGTGAAACATTGCTACATACAGAATGTACGCAAATACAAGTTCTGTCATACTGCTGCTGTATCGGTACATTAATCTGCCCAGCGGTACAAAAAAGAACAGGTTGGCAATAAAGACAAACATCTGCCAGTTTATTGCGACCATACTTATCATTTTTTGAAAGATCCAATAGCCAATATCACTTTCGTTGGTGTTGTAGAAATACCTCCCAATAAATTCATCCCATATCATACCCCACGATTTGCCCTGCACGTCATTATAAATATCGTAATAATTCATGGTATCAGAACCCACACTTAAGCTGCGAAGGGAGGTTTCCAGAAGAAGTATAAAACTGACAAGGATGATAAAGGTCTTTCTGTTTCTGGCACTGTCAGCGGCTCCCAGAAATAATCCCAGAAGAATAATAAGAGGAAAGATTATAAAATTAATACTCATTTACGTCACGTTTAATGCGCTTATAAGCTTCAGTCCACTTTAGCATCATCTCATAATTATTGGTTTGCTGCGCTTCCAGTTTCGCGGCATTGCCTTTCAGCGTTTCTGGCAGTTCCGGTTCTGCTAGTAAACGGTCTATATTAGCAGCCATCGCGCCGTAATCTCCCTGTGCACTCAGCAGAACCGTCTCGCTTTCTCTGTTAAGTTCTGTGGTACCACCTTCTGTAACCGTTGTAATTACGGGCAGCCCGTTGCTCATGGCTTCACGAATGGTATTTGGTACAAAATCCATTTTTAGAGGCAGCAGCGCATATTTGGCTTTGCGTATTTCTGTAATCACATCGTCCAGCGTAGGTAACCTGCCTGCAAAGGTAACATTTTCCCGAAGTCCATTGGCTTCAATAATATCATCCAGTTCTTTGCGGAAGGCGGCGTCATAACCACCAACAAAATGCAGCGTAATTTGAGGATGTTTTTTCTGGGCGATGGCAAAAGCTTTCAGCGCATCATCACCGGCCTTATTTATTCCAGCTGCGAAATAAACAAAATCGTAGCGCTTTTCTGTTTCACTAAGGTCAATATCCTTACCCATGGCTATGGATATATTGAGAAAACGGACGTCCGGCTTGATTTCACTAAGTATATAATCCCGGAATTCCTTAACCTCCGTTCCTATATAATCTGCCCGCTGAATCAGTTGTCTTTCCAGTCTTCCTTTATAAGCAAAACTAACTTTCTCCAGAGGTTCCTGAGTTACAGGGACCAGCCTTTCCAGCAAAGCCTGCAGCTGCAGTATAGTGGGTATATTTTCAGGTACATCCAGCAGACCCAGGGAATACTGGGGATTCTCCGCACCGATCACGTGCACGATGTCCGGTTTGATCTTGCGGATATACTTCTTAATATAACTGCGGTTACCGGGAAACAGGGATTTATGTTTGGTGACAAGCTGATAGTAAATCTGGCTGATGAGTCCGCTGTTCTCTTCCCGGAAGAAATGGTAATGGATGCCGTTTATTGTAAACTGCACTTCTTTTTCAGAGAGATAGCGTACCGGAGTAATGACGTGAAGTTCCACCTCTTCAATTTTCTCGAACTCCCGGATCGCGTTGGTGTTCCAGACCGCCGAATCTATATTCTCGTTGGTGGACTGGCCTTTTTTAGCCAGAATGTAGCGCAACAGCGGATTTACCTTTGTGGAATAATGTTTCCTTACCATCGGGTTGGAAAAGGAACAGATCATGGCGACCTTAATTTTACCCGCCATACTACCTGTTTAACAGTTTTGCGGGATTGCCTGTCCAAACCTCATCGGCAGGAACATCTTTTACCACTACCGAGCCCATGCCCAAAAGTGCGCCCGCTCCCACCTTGCGGTGATCGCGGATGGAGGTATTGGGACCTACCCAAACATCATCCCCCAGGACACAGGAGCCGGAGATCTCTGAGCAGGCGATGACCATTACGTTCCTGCCCAAATCCACATTATGCGAAATGTGACAGAGGTTATCAATTTTGGTATGATCGCCTATAACGGTGTCAGATAATGCGCCGCGATCTATGCAGGTATTCCCGCCCACTTCCACGTAGTTACCTATGATCACACCGCCAATCTGAGGAAAACGGAAACGGTTGCCCTGGCTGTCTTTCTCATAACCGAAACCGGCGCCCCCTATTACAGCACCTTCCTTGAAGAAACAGTTTTCACCGATCGTCACCTTATCATAAATTCTCACATAGGCAGAAATTACAGTACCCTTACCGATTTTTGCTTTGCCGATATGAACGTAAGGCCCGATATAAACGTCTGGACCAATTTCGGCTTCGGGATGGATAACTGCCGTCGGATGAATACCCGGCTCTTCCTTTTCCACAAAAAACTCGTTAGCTACCAGGGAAAAAGCCATCTTGGGATTAGGCACTATAATAAGGGTTTTCCCGGCAGCCTTCATAGCATCACTGTATACTACTTCAGCGTCTGCCAGAATCACTTTTGCGGGCGTACCCTCGGCGATTTCCTGTTTATTAGTTTTAATGGAGTTCACCCAATCAAGCGTCGTAGCTGTCGTTTTTTTTGGGTCTGCAATATGATCTGCGAACACATCTTCCACAGGACCGTGAACAGTTGGACTAACTGCTTGAAGAGCATTCAGTATTTGCTCCAGGCTTATTTTTTTTACTGTCATTTCTGTTTGTGTTTTTTTACTCAGTCGTTACCGTTTATATCGCCATCCCAGTCAATATTCTTCTGACCGATGGCAGCCAGGTGAATGTCGTATGTTTCTTTCATCCATTTTGCACGGTCATCTATTACTTTAAATACACGCTGGCGCGGCGGCAGCACTTCCTCCTGCCACATGCCGTCGTGAAACAGAAGTTGCAGTGCTAATTCCTTAGCCTCTGTCAGGCGGTCTTCCATCCTTTCAAAACGCCAGTGACCAAGAGAGTCCGCATTATATGCATACTTGCCTCTAAAATAATCAGAATACACATTCAGAAGTCCACCATATTTCTCCTTGCGGCAGGAAAGGGTAAAATCAGTATTGTTATGAAATGAAAATGCTTTCAGTTCTGTGTCGAAATACTTCTCCAAAATCTCTTTATCGAATTCAATAGCTTTGTCCAGTTGCGATTCATCGGTAATGTTCCAGAAGCGACTGTCGAAGTGAAGACCTAACTGATGCCCAAGGCTTTGAATTTGCTTAATCCCTTCAAAACTTCTTCTTTCCAGCAGATTATACCATTCGCTGTGCAGCTGGATAAAATAGGTTGATTTAATACCCAACTCGGCCTCAATTTCCGCCATTCGCACCGCGATAGGGATCGAAAATTCCAAATCATGCCGTAAAAGTATTGATCTTGGTACATATTCCTGATCAAATGACCGGAATTCATAATTTGCTAACCCAAGAGATAGTAATCGGCAGTAATTACTAAGGGTAAAATCACTGAATTTATATTTTTCGCTATAATTCATCTCCTATTACTTAAAAAGATTTTGATTCCGATTAATCTCATTTACTGCTGTTGCTCACGCCTTTGCTTTGACCAGGTCGTAGATTGAGGAAAAGCTCATCAATTCCAGAGCTTCATCATCATCAAACTCAATATCAAACTCCTCCTCCAAAGCGACTACTAAATTTAAGTGCTTTAGCGAATCCCAGTTTTCGATATTATCCGGGGATGACTCGGCGTTTATTTGTTCAGCAGGCATCTCAAACACTGAGGCCATTACATTTTTAATTCTTGTTTCCATTTTCTATTTTAATATAATTAATATTACTTTCCCTGTAGTTATCTAAGTTTAATTTGTACGCTCCGTCACTCCCATTCTCCTTATCAAAAGAGCAGTTTTCATAAAATTCTGCAACTTGCATGTTCTTTGGTGTTGCTGTATAAATGGCTGAAATTGAACCATAGTTCGTATTTCTGAGATCACGTATGATGTAATCCATCACTTTATATTCAATATTTCGGCCTATTATTCTGCAACTCATCAGGAAGGTATCAATATGGAGCAGTTCTTTGGTTAAATCCACAATACTAAGACCTGTAAGACCGTTATCACCAAATTTATCGGAAACAGACCAGGCGTAAACCGCATAATCGCCGGATGCAACAAAGCCTTGGATATCGATATCAGTATATCGCTTTGTAGTCAGGTTAAATTGGTTTGTCTTTTGGGTAAGTTGTGACATTCTTGGTATAAGTTCTCTATCATCTTTAAAGATTTTAACACTTAAATCCAATGATGTTAAATAATCTTCTATCTTTGAGAAACTCTTTTTTGAATCTTCCCTTTCTGACTGCTCTTTATAAATTTTTGCTTTAAGTAAATCCTCCTGTGTTACATTGTTGTTAAAGAACAAGCCCAAATTAGAGCGCAGCATATCCGGATATTCATAGATTTTCTCAGGTACCTGGAGTACTGTAATTTCAGGGATTTGTTCTTTTATTAAATTGGTTTCAAAAGAGGAGTCATCTACAAATACAATACTGTCCAAACCTATATTAAGGTCAGAAGCGATTTGCCGAAGATTCATCGCTTTATCAGTCCAATTGACCTTTTTAATTGTAATTATTTCCTCTCTGATCAGCATGTCAGGATGCTCTTGCACCACCTGATCCACATCGCCCGGATTATTCTTACTGCATAAGCCTATTAATACACCCTTTCGGCTAAGTGCTACTGCGAGACTCTGTATTTCGTGAAATATTACACCTGGACTAAAATGGGCAGACATTTGAATCTTCTCAAAACCATCTTCACCAAGGATCCCTCTCCAAAGTGTGTTATCACAGTCAAAGATCAGTGCCTTCTTCGTTTTACCGTTTGCCGCTGTGAAAATTGGTTTTACAAGTTGTGCGTAATTTTTAAAAAAATCAATACTATAGAGCGCCTGTGATGAGTAAAAATGTCTAAAATTAACACTTCTGTTCAGACCGATTTTATTAAATACCTTTTCAATATTCACAAGGATGACATTATCCGGCTTATTTTCAACTACAAAACTGTTTAATCTATCCGCTAACACTTCCAAATTACTGTTTGGTACTGCTTGGAATGAAAATACTGAAGGTGTAAACTTATGGAATATTACCAGGGAAGAACTTTTTAAGTTTCTGAATGTCAAATCTATTTCCAAACAGGTTTTCTGCACCAGTTCTTCAAGGCGTTCCTCAGTCAATTGTTCAATTTTCAGATATAAGCCTTCAACCAAATTACAGAGCTCCCAAAATATTACGACAGCATTTGAATCTTCTACTTTTGCACTGTCCTGAACAATATTATCGAAATCGCCAAATTCCAGCGAAGCATTAATTTTTTCCAACCGTAAATCATACTCCATTATCTCCTTCAGTTGATGAACGATAATGTTGGACAGGACTGAAATTTTATAACCTGGATTCGCTTCCAGATTTTTTCTTAATGCCACATTCTGTTGCAATATTTCCGAATAGGTTAAATTTTCCATATTAGTATTTTTGCTCTGTTTCAACTACCATTCTTTGTATTGCATAATTAATCGCAGCTTTGAACCGGCAGTTTTCTGAGCTGCTGTTTTTATTTAAAGTCATTCTTCAATAAGGCCATAATAACCATGTCCTCATATTTCCCGTCTGCATATATATGCTCCTTAAACAGAGCTTCCTGCTTAAACCCACCCATTAATTTGTGAAGTATAATTGCGGGTCTGTTAATAGCTATTATTTGTGCCTGAATTTTCCTAAGGTTCAGGACATTAAAGGCATATCTAAACAGAAGCTTAGCCGCCTCTTTAGTATAACCCTTACCCTGCTTCTCATTATCGCCTACAATCAAACCGTAAGTACAGGTACCAGAAATCCAATCGATAGTATTGAGTGATATAATTCCAGAAAATTCACCTGATTCAATTTCATCAATTCCCAGATAAATATTTCTGTTACTTTTATCATTAAGCACGTAATCAAACCATTCCCGATCCATTTCCTTTGTTTTTGGAAAGCGGATTCCCTGTGTCAGCTTAACCAGTTCCAGATTATTACGCCACTCATGGGTTTTATCTAAATCCTCTATTTTTAGAGGCCGAAGTATTACTTTTTCTCCTTTTAACATAGTTGTGTTTTTTTTAATTGCCGAATAAGCACTGATCAATAAGAGCAGTAATTTTATCTTTCTGCTCCGACAGATTATCACGATGAGTACCTGTCAAAATCAGATGTCCATATCTGTTTAGACTGTCAGTGATCCTGTTGGTTTCTTCTCCTATTTTCTTATCTAAATGCAGAGAGGTAATGCCTGGAAAATCCTTTAGAATCAGTTCCTTGTCCAGAGCATTTTTTACTGTAAATCTTTCTCCAAAATCAAAGAAAGACACCATTGCCGCTGCCTCTTTCCGCGTAAATTCAATATCACGCCCGGTAGCGATACGCAGAAGCTGATCTTCAATACTTACTCCTGTGGACAAAGGTACCAAATCTGAGGTGATAAAATCGCCGCCCAGGCGGGGTCCGATCTCAATCACCGTTACTTTACCACTGTTAATTTTCAGTTCAGGATGTAAGGCACAGTTGTTCAATCCGCTATAATCAACAATTTTCTGGATCAGGGCTTCGATTTCAGGCTTCAACTCCATAAAGCGGGAAGGTTGGATATGACCCAATTCCACATTATACGGCGGTGGCGTCACAATTTTGTCGGTAAGCTGCAGGATATGCACTTTACCGTGCTGTACCAAGGCTTCCACGCTGATCTCATCACCTTCGATATATTCCTCAATAAGGTAATTGCCATCACGGGAATGCTGCAGTGTTTCTTTAATGGCCAGCGCCAGCTCTTCTTTATTGTGAGCTTTGATGACGCCACGGCTGCCTGAATTGACCACCGGTTTTGTAATTACGGGAAAGGTAAAATCTAAACCTTTAACATCAACCTCACCGGTAAACATCTGACCTTTGGCGTGCGGCAGGTTGTTTTCCTTAAGAAATTCCTTGAATTTAGCCTTGTCCAGTACCGTGTCGCAGCTTTGGTACGATGGAAAAGGCAGGTCCAGTTCTTCCGCAATCCGGCACATCATCAGGATGGGCTTGTCCGTAGCTGCGGTAACTAACCCCTTTAGCCGGTACTGTTTTGCAAGGTCCAGAGTGGCGTCATAATCCTGACCGCCCACCGGGATGAAAACATCTGCCAGTTCTTTTCCGGGTGCATTCGGATCGGGATCGATTACGATGCTGGTATATCCCGCCAGTTTAATGCGGTTGATAATGGAGCACTGCAGGGTTCCGCCCCCAAAAACAAGGATATTATCCTTCATCAGATAAGTTTCTTAAGTGTTTCCGAAATATAGTTTACCTGCTCTACTGTAAGTTTGGAGTACATAGGCAGAGTGATAAGGTGGTCGACCAAAAAATCGGTTACCGGCAATTCGCTGGCAAATTCCTGATAGATGGAAAAATGGTGTACTGCAGGGTAATGCATACTGGTCTGAATACCTGCTTCAGCCAGCTGTGCGCGTATGGCATCCCTTCTTTCGGCATCGCCGTCAGTAAGTACGATCGGGAAGATATAATTGGAGTTAAAATCGGTGTAATCTGCAAACGGTATAATGATTCCCGATACATCATTCAGGGCGTTCAGGTACGCTGTCCTTACTTCTGCCCTTTTCTCCAGGTCGGCCTGAATCTTATCCAGCTGCACAATACCAATTGACGAATGGATATCGTCCATCCTGTAATTATAACCAAGTTCGACTACGTCATAAGCCGTTGAGTGACCTTTTGCTCTTTCGTAAGACATGGAAGTCATTCCGTGAGATCTCAGCAGTTTGGTGCGGGCAGCATAATCATCGTTATTGGTAATCAGCATACCGCCCTCACCTGTGCTGATATTCTTGTTGGAGAAGAAACTGAAACAGCCCACATCGCCGATTGTACCCAGCTTACGGCGTTTATACTCGGCCAACGGTCCGTGGCAGGCATCTTCAATCACCTTCAGGTCATGCTCTTTGGCAATGGCCATTATGGTGTCCATATCGCAGGCAAATCCGCCATAATGCATTACGATGATGGCTTTGGTTTTAGGTGTAATTTTTTTTCTGATGTCTTCGGCAGAGATCGTAGGATTTTCATAGCTCACCACATCGCCAAAAACAGGTACAGCGTTTACATAGCGGATGGCATTTACGGTGGCCACAAAGGTAAGCGAAGGACAGATGACCTCATCACCAGCCTCCACGCCCACAAGTTTTAGTGCAAGATGCAGACTTACGGTACAGTTGGACAGTGCGATGGCATGCTTTACAGAAAGCATACCGGCAAACTTCGCCTCGAAAGCGGCAGTCTTTGGACCGGTAGAGATCCATTTGGACTGAATGGTTTCCAGGGCAGCCTGTTCTTCTTTTTCGTCGAAGTTAAGGTCGAAAAGCGGGATTTTGTACATACTAATTGAGTTTGAGTGTTCTTAGAATTTTACCGACCGCACGCTGAACGATGTTGGGACGCCGGTTAATATGGTTATTAAAATGATAGTTATCGTAATTGAGGTTCCGCGCAACTTCCTTTGGGTGAATCTTTGCGGTGAAGTTAGCATCAAAAGGCCTGTAATGTTCGGCGGTCTGGCCCTTACTGTGAAGACCTTCCGCACCAATGTTTGAGGACAGATGCACCTTTGGTATTATAGATAAGCCGTTTTCTTTAAACCGGATATAGCTCCAGCAGATATCCCAGGTATTTTTACCGGCACCTCTTTTTTTCATTTCTTTTAAGGTAGAACGCCATAACTTTTTTTCCTCTTCATTCTGGGTCAGTTTTGAAAGTTCCTCGTTATTTAGATACTTATCGAAATCATCTACGTTTAAATCGAAGCGGTTCCAGGCTCTTTTCCAGGTAGCCCAACCCCAAATATGTCCGTAAATCCCGAAGAGATAATCTTCATTATTCGGCATATCAATTGGGGTGGTCTGACAGCTGCTTATCATATAAACTTCATTGCTGTTTCTGTAGCGGAGCAGCATATCCTGCGCAAACTTTAAAAATGACATGGGTGCAATAATGTCGTCTTCCAAAACGATAACGAATTCCTCATTTTCCAGAACCCAGGACACAGCAGAGGATATTGTTAATTCTGCACCACGGTTCTGATCATTAAACCTGTAATGGGTTTCACATTCCCAGTCCACTTTAGATACGATCTCCTTTACGGCAGTAACGAGTTGGTCCTCCCCCATTTTATAGTCCCGGGCACCATCGATTGCCACGTAAAGCTTTGCAGGCCGTGCATTCCGAATATATTCAAACGACTGGCGCATTACATCCGGCCGGTTAAAACCTATAAGCAAAACAGGTACGTTAAAATCTGTATTCATCATTGTATCTTTCTTTTAATTACGCCCAAAACAAGGTCTTTCTCATAGTTATTCAAAGCTAAGAAATAGGCTGCAAAACAATATATTAATCCCAAAACAACTGATTTAACAATTGTAGCGGTCCATGATATGGAAGGAAAAAAATAGTTTAAAGCTAATCCAATAAAAACTACTAATATAAATGGTAATGCCATTTTGACTTGGCACTGTTTAAAAAATTTCCAGATATTGATTTTCAATACCCGAACGTAAATAATATTCATCACAATTACGCCACCGACAATATTCCCAATAAAAATCGCAAATCCGGCCCCGGTAGATCCGAACCTAAGTGAAAGTAAATAAGATAAAACTACAGAAACTGCAGCAATAATGATTTTGGAATAGGCATTAAACTTAACTTTGTTGGAAGCGACTAATGCAGTGGATGCAATTTCCTGTGGTATCGTAAGTAATCCCGGCAGTATAAGAAATACCGCAACCAGATAGGATCGCTCAAAATCAGCACCAAGCCAGTTCAGAAAGAACCCCTTACCCGCCACCAGGAATATAGATACGATAGCGCCCAGCATAATAAACTGAATTCTGCCTACCTTGATCATGAGTTCCTGAATTGCTTCCGGACCGCCATCATCTTTATAGATGATCTGAGCTACTTTTGGTAGAAACATACTTCCAAATACAGTCGCAAATGTCCAGACATAACCCTCAATGGTCATCGCTGCTGAAAATATGGCGATTTCTTTACTGCCAGACGTCATGCCCAGCACACTAGGGGTAATATTTAGGATGAGCCTTTGCGCAATGGAAATCACCATCACCCAAAGTGAGAAAGAAAATATCTCTTTCACTAATACAGAGTCAAATCCCTTCCAGTTGATAGGCGTCCAATCCTTTTTCTTCAGGAAATAAAGTTTCCAGATAATCAGCAGAATTCCCAGGCCCGCGTTAACTACCACCAGAGAATATAGTCCGTAGCCCATTATCAGTGCGCCTACCATCAGGACAATATTTAAAACTTTATGGACAAGACCGGTAATTTTATGGAAAATAAACCATTCGCCGGAGAACAGTAAACCGTCCAAAGGTTGAAATGGGAAGGAAATGACCGAATAAAGTCCCGCTACCGCCAAAAGAACCTTAACTTTTCCTAATTCATCCGGATTAAGCTTAACAAAAATATGCTCTACATTAAAGTACATTACGGTAAGCAGCAAAAGGAAGATGACTGCCAGGCCAATAAAAAGTTTGTAAGCAATACCCATGAATCTGGAAATACCGTGGGTATCATTCTGTGCCTTATACTTGGACACAAAACGGGTAACTGCCGCAGAAAGCCCTAAGTCAATGGTAACCATAGTAACCAGTGAAGTGGCCAGTGTATACAGCCCAAAATCTGCCTGGCCGATGATGGAAATCATCCAGGGGGTATAGATAAGGCCGGCTATTATGGAAAAGGCAATGGTAAAGTAGGAGATCATTCCTCCGATCTTTATTTGCCTGCTGCTGTTCTGCATGAATTAATTTTGGCTATTAGTTGGGGGTACCAGGAATAAATTGATTACATTTTTGAATCCAGGTACTTTCCCTTTTCCACATAACCGAAATCCGGAATCATGGTAAAGAAAAGCTGAACGATCTCATCTTTTGTCCAGGCAGCTTTATCTTTCATATTCTTGATTGTGGCTGTAAAATGATTGATAAGCTCGCGGTCGTAAAGCGGCTCGTTTTTTACAATTCCTAAATTAGGGAAACGGTCCATGTCCAGCTCCTCGCGGTCGGTGAAGAACTCCTCGAAATCCTTTTCACCTGTAGTATCGCTGGCTGTAAACAGACAGGGCCACTGTCCCTGGGCGGGAAGGGTATGCACCAACTCACGCGCTTCGTCCTCAGAACTGCACAGATAAGGCGTGTAAC
This window encodes:
- a CDS encoding glycosyl transferase; protein product: MMNTDFNVPVLLIGFNRPDVMRQSFEYIRNARPAKLYVAIDGARDYKMGEDQLVTAVKEIVSKVDWECETHYRFNDQNRGAELTISSAVSWVLENEEFVIVLEDDIIAPMSFLKFAQDMLLRYRNSNEVYMISSCQTTPIDMPNNEDYLFGIYGHIWGWATWKRAWNRFDLNVDDFDKYLNNEELSKLTQNEEEKKLWRSTLKEMKKRGAGKNTWDICWSYIRFKENGLSIIPKVHLSSNIGAEGLHSKGQTAEHYRPFDANFTAKIHPKEVARNLNYDNYHFNNHINRRPNIVQRAVGKILRTLKLN
- a CDS encoding lipopolysaccharide biosynthesis protein, with amino-acid sequence MQNSSRQIKIGGMISYFTIAFSIIAGLIYTPWMISIIGQADFGLYTLATSLVTMVTIDLGLSAAVTRFVSKYKAQNDTHGISRFMGIAYKLFIGLAVIFLLLLTVMYFNVEHIFVKLNPDELGKVKVLLAVAGLYSVISFPFQPLDGLLFSGEWFIFHKITGLVHKVLNIVLMVGALIMGYGLYSLVVVNAGLGILLIIWKLYFLKKKDWTPINWKGFDSVLVKEIFSFSLWVMVISIAQRLILNITPSVLGMTSGSKEIAIFSAAMTIEGYVWTFATVFGSMFLPKVAQIIYKDDGGPEAIQELMIKVGRIQFIMLGAIVSIFLVAGKGFFLNWLGADFERSYLVAVFLILPGLLTIPQEIASTALVASNKVKFNAYSKIIIAAVSVVLSYLLSLRFGSTGAGFAIFIGNIVGGVIVMNIIYVRVLKINIWKFFKQCQVKMALPFILVVFIGLALNYFFPSISWTATIVKSVVLGLIYCFAAYFLALNNYEKDLVLGVIKRKIQ